The DNA sequence tcattttaatatattccaTCCGTCCATGAATTAAAGTCTCATTTTGACATTTTGGGATATCTGCAAAAATAAGTCGtatttcaaaaatggaaaatactTTACCCACTTTTTGTCCTCTCTtgtcttctctctcttactttttctctttccttgtcctactttatctaatttttctttcatctctcttaGTTTACCAACTTcctcttaaaactcatgttgtTCACAAAAGGGACTATTTTAtctggacggaggaagtattacttttataataaaatatgagcaGATGAGTTagtgaatataaatattatttactatttacaGTATAAATGTATTGAGACCCTTAATCGCGAACGGGGTGAAAAGTATAACGAAAACCATTGAATTGCGCACCAACTCCAAACATAATAAGTGTgtgtagtataatattttacatatGAAAAGCATGATGAAAAACCCTAGCTTAGCATCGCGCAATGTACAATAGTAAGTGGGTAAACAATTCTCGGGTGTgctttattactccctccgtccataaaaaatagagtaattggtgtatgacacgagttttaatgtagaattggtaaagtaagagagaagggaaaaaagtaagagagaaggagaaaaagtaagtgagaagtagtgttagtgtaATGATGTGtaggttattatttgttgaaaactttccataaatgaatgtgctctattttttgtggacaatcagaaatggtaaatatgccctattttttttggacggagggagtactacttttctTTATTGTTGCGTGTGTTATGTCCAAACATCTCTCTCGTGACATTTGAAAGGACATGCTTGTTGGTGGAACAGATACATCATCTTCAACTCTTGAATGGGGGATGACAGAACTCTTACGACATCCTACAGTCATGATGAACTTAAAAACAGAAGTACGAGGAATCGCCATGAACTTATAACTGATGAAGACTTGAGGAAAATGCAGTATCTGAAAGCAGTGATCAAAGAAACCCTACGTTTGCATCCTCCAATCCCACTATTGGTTCGAGTAGCTAGAGAAGACATAACGGTTATGAGGTATGAAATCCAAGCCAAGACGACAGTCATGGCCAATCTATGGAGTATTGGGAGAGATCCTGCATCTTGGGAAGAACCTGACAAGTTCCATCCAGAGAGGTTCCTGAATTCTTCGCTAGACTTCAAAGGTCTCGATTTCAAGTTCGCTCCATTCGGGTATGGAAGAAGAGGTTGCCCAGTTATCGCGCTTGCAATGGCAAGCGTTGAGCTCGTGCTAGCTAATCTTGTGCACAAGTTCAACTGGAAACTTCCGATGGGAGCTAAATGTGAGGATTTGGACGTAATGGAACAGCCTAGTGTTGTTCTTCGTAGAAAACATCCTCTTCTTGTTGTGCCAACTCAGATTGGAGCGTAATACTTATGTTGTAAGAGATCATGCACAAGTTTACGGTTTGAATAATACACCCTTCGTCAATGTATTAAAAACCGGACCGATAAGCGTACCGACGAAAGTACTGGTTCACGGTTCAATTGGTCGGATCGGTTCAATCACTGGTTGGACCGGAATACTGTagcaaatatataattaaatgtatattatataaatatatcaaatattatatgCAATAATGTCACAaccgcattttctaaggatagaaaacacggttgaTCGCAACTAATGGGGGTTTTAAGAATCGGGGAAGAAATATGGGAAACAATCAATAGGGCTCGATTCATGATCAAAACGTAGAATTTCAACCTTTCAAATCAGAGTGTCAATTCATAGTGGTTCGGTAGTTGAAAGAAACAATATTCAATGATATCAACAAATAAGTGAAACAacattcagcggaagcattcgagAAAAGAATAATGTCATGTGTGAAGACACAACATATTCCAGACATTTGAAAACCATCTTCTTCACTTTCATGCTCAACATCCACCATGCTCGTcacagctcaacctgcacatagggaaaacacatgcagggctgatcagtacttgatgcactcagtgaactcatgccaaaaatattttcatcaataaaGTTATGTCAAGCCATCGTTGAGTGAATCTCGggttttactttaaaaaaaatgccgCGAAAcactaaaatcattttcatCGTAAAACTTGGTTGTGCAgcccatcatcatcatcatcatcatcatcatcatcatcatcatcagcagcagcagcatcaccaccaccatcatCACCATCCATcatataccatatctgaatCATCATGTGAAACGAGAATGTGGCCACAAACTCGATCACTGGACCGGCCGATCCAAAAGACGACTCACGATCCCTATCAGTACACTAGCCTAAGTAGGACTTAAACCCTAGttagacccgaattcgttaacTATCAAAGTCTAGTATGACGTTATTCTAGTAGACAATCAGATAGgcaattcaaaacaaaaaaaaaaactacatgacataatgaagatcGGGTTTTTGCACGTGTGTCGTGAGCACGTGTCCCTcctttcaacaagatttataattttcccaCTAATGCAACAAATATTACTAAGTATAAGTGCAAGAGCGGGGTCGAACCACAGGGACCATGGACCTACTCGAGATCGTTTCTACGACACAATCGGAACAGGGGTCGGCTGCTGCCACACATTCATTGagttaaattaaatctatttaaCCTGGCGGAATTAAACTCGACTCTATCTACCTGACCTAGGGGATGGGTAAAGTACGGACACTTGCAACTTGTAAACTGGAGTGAAACTTACTAGAACACCTGTAACTGAAGGAACATGCTTAAACTTTCCCAAAATAGGCAGACAAAgtgtaaaagtaaagtggggaccatttttccTAAACAGGCTGGGGCTGGCAGAAAGCTGTTAAAAGCAAAAGGCAAAAGCAAAAAGCAGATCTGATTCTCTAACTAACTcctacttcatcttctccaaaaaACCAAGTAAAAATAGAGCATACAACAGAGCTTCAACACCATTGACGAAATAAAACAGAGCATGCTTCAAAACGAGACGTAAACACGAAATTCAAGCTAGAACTACCAGATATACGCTACTGGGTCAAGcagaaaacaaaatgaacaCAGATTACCTTGCATGCATCACCTAAACTATCGGATCTCAGAAATCGAGCACGTGAACAACTAAATCTCAACCTCTAAACTACTGGATATCATGTATACAACATGGATCTAAACATCTAAGCTACCAattgcgaaaagcatccaagaAAGATAAGTAAAAACATCttcaacatgaaaataaacaccaaagcttcataaaattggaaaatgagTCGAGATCCAACGGTGAAGTCGTCAATTCCTCCGATGAAACCATTGAACTAAGTTAAGAAAGCAGCAAACTATCTAACTAAACTAAGAGAGCGGTGGCGTTAAGCGCCTATGAGAGCTTCCTACCTAAACTACGATAGTGTTAAGCGCTGCCTCTTCATTGTGGAAagcttctatttatagagtggcTTTAACTTCAACCCTAAGGCAACTTCTTGTCGGTATTTGACCATTTTACCCTTGCAATAATTGAGGATCTTCATGTCAGCACGCCATTCTGTCTCCTTGACCAGGTAGATGACTTTTTCTGCGCTTCAACTCCATTCCGCCCTTCTGTCTCCTTGACCAAGTAGATGACTTTTTCTGCGCTTTTGCTCCATTTCTACTCTTGTCGTCAACTTCCTGATTCTCCTAAGTCCGAGCGACGACTTTTGGTATTTTACTTCAAAATCAGCTATTTTGCATCTGCCAAGTCAATTAGCACAAACTCCTGGATCCAACAGATTTCTGCACACTTAAGCTcaaaatttgtgcattatctcctccaaaagcatataattttaacccaaaaccaatgcatgaaacgagccttatcacaTAACatttaaaccacccttatatcACCACATTCGTAtcattgaaaataaaagagtttaagtaATAGAGCCGAACTTCTAGTCTTGATTGAAAAACAGCTCCTTTCATTCTCTGTGTTCTCTCTTCAACTTTTCTTATATTTGATGTGAATTTGGACGTGATTTGTGAAGTGAAGGAGTTGTGAGGCATTTAACAAGAAGTAATAGGGATTTAAATTTGTCAATTGAATTTGTGTCCTTTGATTTGCAAATTGTTGAACCAGAGAGTCACGCTGGAGGAAGAACAGGCGCCACTCTATAAGAGGAGGAAAATTTGGGCTTacaacaagaaaatatttgaagcAATGGGCTTGAcatattatttgatgagttcacataaaatataaattcatgtACTTCTACTAGGATCAAATAAACGGCTATCAAGAAGAAAGAATTGGGctactgaaaataaaatagtaattaataggCCCAAaagattgtcattttatttggaCAAGCCCAAATTCGAAGGAAATTCCTCTTGCtcctcaataaaaaaaaattagtagacaAAAAGAATCAaggatttaataaaaaaaacagcttgaaaaattcaaactccTTTCGAGAATAACTAAAGGATAGAAaaagtcggggtgttacaaataatatatttctatATGTACTcttatatcataaaattataaaatttaatgaaagataatattaaatttaatggatGATAagtataatcaaataaataattaattaaaatattcaaatttgtatGTAACTAATAGTATATCTATATgataatactaaaatttagtgATTAATAAAAcatcactcctattaaaatttattaaataacaaaaatgattaaatacaTATTATAACGTCGAATAATATAAttacctaattaatttatcaaaatatagttaattaattagtttataaaaacatactatgatcaaatataaaataatgtaaagtTGTTGATATAATAATAACCGAAGTATTACTTCTACCTTAGTATTGTGGTCCAGTGGTGAAAGAGTTAGTCTTCATTAAGATTAAGATTAAGATTAAGATTGGCACAGGTTCGATCCATATGGGGtgaaaaattttataaaaactgCAGGTTTTTAGATGTAAACCGGACCAGACAAAGCACCGGTTCGCAACTGAACTTGTCCGACCGGCCGGTCCGGTCCAGTTTTAAAACACTGCCCTCCGTCCacataaaatactaattacCATACACATCACTCTGAATGTGGGCCCTACAATCcattaatactatttttaccatattttcTCTCCCATCTCTCTAAATAATGCGAGCTAAGTTGTTTTCCAATTTGCAAATATattattgagggtattttaatcaatgcataattttaaatgatagtattttatattttgaatgaaATAGGAACTAAAAGAtaggaaaattttgaattaaaactaTCAAAATTACTAACTAGATACTTAGTGGAGTACATAACTAGAACCACTAAAAAAACCGCAAAATAGTGACGGAATTAGTAACAGCATTCAAAAGTTCAAAACTAGTGACGAAAAAGTGTCAGTCAATAATTAGTGACAGATTTTCCGTCACTACTGCGATGTAGTctcatatgatttttgtcgGAGTAACTTTAGTGACGGAAACATCCGTCACTAAATTTTTTAGTGACATGTTATTAGTGATCGTTCTGCTGAAACTTGATCTGCCACTAACTTGTTTAGTGAGGAAATTTCACTGTTTGGTGACAGAAACATCCATCACTAATTAGCgaattttttgtagtgaacAAACTGTAATACTCCATTGgtcctataaaaaaaatatttggaatgacataagttttaatgtataattgataaaataagaaagagatagaagaaaaaagtCACCGGAGGATGTTAGTGGAGAATTAGGCTCATCCCATTAGAAAGAAATAAGTTacaatcaaaaataaaagtagattaattatataagacataccaaaatgaaaaaaaaaaaatctctatttttatacAATGAAGAGAGTATATAACATGATTATTATCCTCTCtagttgaaaataaataatttactaaACATGCCCTAAGCATGTGAAGGAATATCTAGGCAGATCTGTAAGTTCATCCCATAAAGGCTAAAAGCCTACACTAGAAACGAGCCGGTGTTTTGAGCAGCTTGTTTGAGTCTTGGCCCATTGGGTTCGGGCCAATGCATGGTGTCAAATCGGATTACTCATAAACGACTTTTGGAGGAAAATTGCGAAAGCAAATAgaatattcaaataacaaaattgCGTGTGATTACGAATATCAATTAGACTTCTAAACAAACTCTAACTCTAATTTCGACGTATACTACTTCCGTCACGCATTCACATAAtgtcacatttacttttttttactcattttataaaaataatacttataaatagttaaaatcgaaaaatagtaaaataaaagaaataataagataGAGAAAGTCTTCTGTTCCATAGATAGCATAAAACATAATATATTATCTAGGCAGATTAGTAAGTTCATCCCATGTAGGCAGATTTGGTGGCCTATAAGGGCTAAAGCCCACTGTAGAAACGAGCCGGTGTTATTATATTTGAACAGCCTGTTTGAGTCTTGGCCCATCAGGTTCGACCCCTCCTAAAATGACTTTGGAAGCAAAttgcaaaaagaaatattcCCTCCATTCTTGAAGTtttatcacatttttccattttgatctatcccataaaatttgtcacatttcactttttattatttcttataatagaccccacattccactaacttatcctcatttatattttattataaaactaatactttaaaagtatgacACATCCTATaacttttttcaactcactttccattacatttcttaaactacATGCCTGGTCAAACTGTGACAATATTTAAGTGACGAAGGGAGTAGAAGATTCATATAACAAAATTGCCGTGTGATTCAACCACAATTACGAGTATCAATTAGACTACTAATCAGACACTAACTCACTGTTATAACTTTTTAACATATAACAAGTCAATAAACAATATTGCCTCTGTCCATAAAAAGCTTTCACATTTGATTTGtctatcaaaattatttgttatctatttatgaaaagttttaCACTCAAATGAGGTGAGTTCTATTTTGCATTAAGAACACTCCtgctatttttttcaatttatttttctcttcatcaaATTAACATTAAAATGCGTACCATCTACTGTCAAAACTATACTCTCCGTCTCTGAAATTTTgccacatttttttcttttcgtctgtcccacaaaatttgtcaaatttcactttttactatttttgatagtggatcccactttccactaacttattctcacttattttctaacaactttttcaatccacttttcattatgttttttaaaatctgtaTCCAGTCAAATTGTGATAAAATTtaggggatggagggagtatttttgcTAGAGAGAGATCTGGTAACAAATAAACGGATGACCGCAGAAAATCGATTATCAGTATCAGAACCATCCTTGGGTAAACATTGATACACATGGTTGAAACTTGAATACGTCCAACTATTCACCCAATTAAAATGTAAAGAGATTCATCAATCTTATCAAACTTATCAAAAGTACTAGGGTGACAACAATTGCATGCAATACTCAACGATTAAGTCATACATATAACGTGGTTGAAACTTGAATATGTCCAACTATTCACCCAATTAAAATGTACAGAGATTCATCAATCTTATCAAAAGGTACTAGGGTGACTACAATTGCATGCAATATTCAACGCATAAggacatttaattaaatattcaacattGATTGTCGATTGTCGTCgttaaatattcattttattacatGGGCGGCCaccataatatttaattttgatgctCCTTAAAACTATATTAAAACTCCTCAACATTTGAAGCTTccatatctatatctatatccATATCCATAATCCATCCATCATcttaatcacaaaattttaatctcATGGAAACATGTCAATTCTACTAATTCTCATCACTTTATTGTTACCATGGTTGATCAAGAAAAATGTATTCAACCACCACCCTCCAAAAAACCAACCACCATCTCCGCCGAATCTCCCGGTGATCGGAAACCTCCACCAACTCGGCGCGTTGATTCACCACACCCTCCAAACCCTAGGTGCGAAGCACGGCCCGGTCATGCTCCTCCACTTCGGCAGCAAGCCCGTGCTCGTGATCCAGTCAGCCTACGCGGCCGCGAAGTTTCTCAAAGAGAACGACCTCGTCTTCTCAGACAAGCCCCACATGAGCTCCACACGCCGCCTCATGTACGACCGCAAGGACGTGATCATCGCCCCCTATGGCGAGTACTGGCGGAAGCTGAAGAGCATATGCGTTCTTCAGCTTCTCAGCAACAAAAGGGTTCAATCTTTCAAGTTTATTAGAGAGGAAGAGACAGCTCTCTTGTTAGAAGAGATTAAATCATGTTGTTTGTCTGAAACGGCGGTGGATTTGAGCCAACTGTTTGACTTGCACTCGAATAATGTGATTTGTAGAGCTTCTTTTGGGAGGAGGTTTGGGGAAGGGAAAAGCGGGAGGAGGTTTATGATGGCGCTGAGGGAACTGTTCCGGCTGATGACGAACGTGGAGATCGGGGAGTTTGTTCCGTGGCTTTCGTGGATTAGTCGGGTTAATGGTTTTTATAAAAGAGTTGATAAGGTGACGGAAGAGCTTGATGAGTTTTTGGAGATGGTGGTTGAAGAATGTTAAAAGAGTGTATTGTGGAAAGGAGAATTTCATTCCTTCAATTGTATCATTTACAGAAGCATACACATGGTATTAAGTAGTAGAAGAAATAGCTAAATATGGTAAAGATTTACCCTAACTAATTTCCCCTTCTCCACGGTAATTCCCTAATCTTAGGGatcttttcttgattttattttatttactttccaacactccccctcgAGTTAAGTAATGGGATCACCCATTCTTAACTTGCCCAATACTTCGCGGAAGCTTCTTGAGTCCACAGCCTTCGTGAGGATATCAGCCAACTGATCTTCAGACTTTACAAAGGGAAGTTCTACTATCTTGGCTTCTATGTTGTCTTTGATGAAGTGTCTATCCACCTCTACATGCTTCGTCCGATCATGCTGAACTGGGTTCTCAGATATATTGATTGCTGCCTTGTTATCGCAGAACAATTTACACGACTTCTGTGAATTCATGCTTAACTCCGTCATTAGTTTCTTCAACCATAGGATCTCGGTTAGCCCACTCCTTATTCCTCGAAATTCTGCCTCGGCACTTGACAAGGCCACCACTTTCTGTTTTTTACTCCGCCAAGTGACAAGATTCCCTCCTACAAAGGTAAAGTATCCCGCAGTCGACTTTCTATCATTTGGATTTCCAGCCCAATCACCATCCGTGAAACCATGAATCTCTAGGTGCCCGTGTTTTTCAAACATAATTCCATGTCCAGGTGTCCCCTTCAAATATCGAACTATCCTCAGAGCTGCTTCCCAGTGAGCTACTTGAGGTGCATGCATGAACTGACTGACCACGCCCACAGCATAGGCGATGTCAGGCCGGGTATGAGATAGGTAGATCAACTTCCCAACTAAACGTTGATACCTCGTTCGAGGAGTTGGCTCAGCTCCTTCATCTATCTGTAGACTATGATTTTGCATCATAGGAGTGTCAGCTGGCTTACAATCTAACATTCCTGTTTCCGCCAATAAGTCAAGTACATACTTTCTCTGATTGATGAAGACTCCCTTTCTCGACCTCAATACTTCTATTCCCAAAAAGTACTTCAGTAGACCCAAATCTTTCATTTGAAATTCGGAAAACAAATTTTTCCTTAACTGACTGATTTCCTCTGCATCATCTCCAGTAAGGatcatatcatccacataaatAATTAGACACGTAATCTTTCCTTCTCTTTTCTTCAGAAATAGCGTGTGATCAGAGTTACTTTGCTTGTATCCATACTTCTTCATCACCTCTGTGAACCTCCCAAACCATGCTCTGGGTGACTGTTTGAGTCCATACAAGGTCTTCTTCAGTTTGCAAATCTTTCCTCCTTCAAATTCCTCTGTAAACCCAGGTGGTACCTCCATGTATATCGGTTTCAATAGCTCCTCATGTAGGAATGCATTTGTCACATCAAACTGATGAAGTGGCCACTCTCTGTTCGCCGCTATCGAGAACAGAACTCGAATAGTACTCATCTTTGCCACAGGTGAGAAAGTTTCGGCATAGTCAACTCCATAGGTTTGAGTGTACCCTTTTGCCACTAACCTTGCTTTATATCGTTCAATGGATCCATCTGGCCTCCTTTTGATGGTGAAGACCCACCGACACCCCACAGTGTGGATTCCCGTAGGTTTCAGGCAAACTTCCCATGTGTTGTTCTTCATTAGAGCCTTCATCTCTACCAACATTGCTTCTCTCCAATGGGCAATTTTCATGGCTTCCTCTGCAGTTCGAGAGAGCTCCTCCTCTTCATAAAGGGCTGCTGCAAATGCCCTTGCCATCTCACTCAAGTTCGCCTTAGCCAAATTTGCCATTGAATACCGACTTCTCGTGTTAGCCTTTTCTGGGCTGTAACGCTTAGGCGGTACACCACGATTGATTCTTGAGGGGAGTATGTATCGTCCTGTGTCACCGTCAATTGCTGCATTCTCCTCTTCACCAAAGTTGTTAGAGGTAAGAATTATACTATCTGAGCTAGTTTCAGGAATTACCTCAGATATCACTGGAGGAGGACTTAACTGTGGTGTAGGCGGTTGAGGAGGCTCCACAGTGGACATGATCTGCTCGGCGGTGGCACTAGCTTGCTCTGTTGGTTCCACAGACGAGTCACCTGATTGTGGTAACACAGCCCAAGGAAGGGATCTATAACTATCCCTCGGTTTCTCCCCCTGACTGATAAAACTCTCCCCCTGACCCCGAGTTTGGGTGTGGAAAATATACTCACATTCTAGAAAATTACAGTTCATagttgtaattatttttctagaaATTAGATCATAACATCGATACCCCTTTTGATTAGTCCCATACCCCAAAAAAACGCACTTAAGTGCACAAGCAGAAAATTTACTTCTTTCATGCTTAGGAATATGAACATATACAGAGCACCCAAAAATTCTGAGCGGAAGTGTAGGAGGTTCTGGAATTTTTGCTAGGGCTGAAAGTACTTGAAGAGGTGTTCGCATACCCAAAATTTTGGTAGGAAGACGATTAACTAAGTACACNNNNNNNNNNNNNNNNNNNNNNNNNNNNNNNNNNNNNNNNNNNNNNNNNNNNNNNNNNNNNNNNNNNNNNNNNNNNNNNNNNNNNNNNNNNNNNNNNNNNCCATCTCTAGCGTTGTCGTATGTCTTCTTTGCATTCAACAACTTTCGTAACACCTTTTTGGCTTCACTGACTCTCAACTGGGTGAAATCGCCTCCGGATGATGAATTCGCCAGATCCTTTGTTTCCTTGTTCATCCCCTCATAGAAGGTGTGGTgcacctctatctccttcatgcgatggttggggCATGACTCCAGAAGGCTCATGTACTTCTCCCAAGTACTCACTCAGagtttcatcatattcttgccttatgcacgatattttcctcttcaatgcaCTTGTCTTTGAAGACAGGGAAAAATTCAGCTAGGAAAACTGACTTGAAATCGGCCCACGTATTGATAGAGTCGGCTGGCAGGCGCATGAACCAAGTGTTGGCCTCTCCTTTAGGACAAAAAGCAGGGCTTTCAGTCTGTATTCATCCTCGCTTGCTCCTTGCTGGCCGCCTCTGTGCCTTACAGATTttgcagaactcatttaagaaTTCGTATGGTCCGTCGTAGCTCTTCCCCATGCAAAGTACGTCGGTAAGATTGCGATAACGTGGGGTTTCACATCACAGGCGGTTTGGCCTGGGGTAACCACTATGGCTTGTGGGGGATCTCCATCGGCATGCGCGGTAAGTGTCGCGAGCTCGGGATCG is a window from the Salvia hispanica cultivar TCC Black 2014 chromosome 1, UniMelb_Shisp_WGS_1.0, whole genome shotgun sequence genome containing:
- the LOC125192608 gene encoding cytochrome P450 736A117-like — encoded protein: MSILLILITLLLPWLIKKNVFNHHPPKNQPPSPPNLPVIGNLHQLGALIHHTLQTLGAKHGPVMLLHFGSKPVLVIQSAYAAAKFLKENDLVFSDKPHMSSTRRLMYDRKDVIIAPYGEYWRKLKSICVLQLLSNKRVQSFKFIREEETALLLEEIKSCCLSETAVDLSQLFDLHSNNVICRASFGRRFGEGKSGRRFMMALRELFRLMTNVEIGEFVPWLSWISRVNGFYKRVDKVTEELDEFLEMVVEEC